A single genomic interval of Clostridium facile harbors:
- a CDS encoding DegT/DnrJ/EryC1/StrS family aminotransferase, with translation MNNKENSTLKRNISFSPPDVGHMEAEEVAKAICSGWITTGPRTKQLEKKIAKWIGVEKCACLNSQTACGETALRLLDIGPGDEVITCAYTYTASASVIAHVGAKIILVDCQPESFSIDYDAVENAITENTKAIIPIDLGGIPCDYDRLFEIVEKKKNLFHPSNDIQESLGRIAICADTAHAFGSSWHGKMVGAIADFSSFSFHAVKNFTTAEGGALTWNTIPGISNEEIYHRIQLLSLHGQSKDALAKTQLGAWEYDIVELGYKCNMTDITAAVGLVQFQRYPKLLAKRRAINEAYDLAFKPLGIQVMNHYTDQYTSSGHLYPVRIFGINDAQRREIIVKMAEKGIACNVHYKPLPMHTAYRNLGFDIKDFPNSYKRYENLITLPNHTLMEQEDVEYVIDKFTEIIKEYI, from the coding sequence ATGAACAATAAAGAAAACAGCACATTAAAACGAAATATAAGCTTTAGTCCGCCTGATGTAGGACATATGGAGGCGGAAGAAGTTGCAAAAGCAATTTGTTCTGGTTGGATTACAACTGGTCCCCGTACAAAACAACTTGAGAAAAAAATTGCTAAATGGATTGGTGTAGAAAAATGTGCCTGTCTTAATAGTCAAACTGCTTGTGGTGAGACAGCTTTACGCCTTCTTGATATTGGTCCTGGTGATGAAGTTATCACTTGTGCTTATACATATACAGCATCTGCTTCTGTCATAGCCCATGTAGGTGCAAAAATTATTTTGGTAGATTGTCAGCCAGAATCTTTCTCAATTGATTATGATGCAGTTGAGAATGCTATTACAGAGAATACGAAAGCAATTATTCCAATTGATCTTGGTGGTATTCCATGTGACTACGACAGACTTTTTGAAATTGTAGAAAAGAAAAAAAATCTTTTTCATCCGTCGAATGACATTCAAGAATCTCTCGGTCGTATAGCTATCTGTGCTGATACAGCCCATGCGTTTGGGTCATCTTGGCATGGAAAGATGGTTGGAGCGATAGCTGATTTTAGTTCCTTTTCATTTCATGCAGTAAAAAATTTTACCACAGCAGAAGGTGGAGCATTAACTTGGAATACGATTCCTGGTATTTCTAATGAGGAAATTTATCACAGGATTCAACTGTTATCTCTACACGGACAAAGCAAGGATGCTCTGGCTAAAACTCAACTTGGTGCTTGGGAGTATGACATTGTAGAGTTAGGTTATAAATGCAATATGACTGATATCACAGCTGCTGTTGGATTAGTTCAGTTTCAGCGTTATCCGAAATTATTGGCAAAGAGACGAGCAATTAATGAGGCGTATGATTTGGCGTTTAAACCATTGGGAATTCAGGTTATGAATCATTATACTGACCAATATACAAGCAGCGGCCACTTGTATCCGGTTCGAATTTTTGGGATTAATGATGCACAGCGTCGAGAGATTATTGTAAAAATGGCAGAAAAAGGTATTGCTTGTAACGTTCATTATAAACCACTTCCCATGCACACAGCATACCGGAATTTAGGTTTTGATATCAAAGATTTTCCAAACAGCTATAAACGGTACGAGAATTTAATTACACTTCCAAACCATACACTTATGGAACAAGAAGATGTAGAGTATGTAATTGACAAGTTTACTGAAATTATAAAAGAATATATATAA
- a CDS encoding ATP-grasp domain-containing protein, translating to MKKILIIGAGFLQAYVIKKARELGYFTLAVDADENAIGFQYADKYAVINIVDEETCLEYARKEQIDGVLTAATDYGVLTASYIAQQMGLPGLKYDIAKKIKNKYETRKCLFENHVDDTEQAFLVDCNTNLTELSTHISYPVMVKPCDGSGSRGASKVECMKDFVKACELAMNSSISHRAEIESFIDGKEYGAESLVIDGNIHVLAVMQKWMTDPPYYAELGHAIPTDLTPEMEKRVKLCVKNAIQALGINSGSVNMDLLITTEDKIHIVDIGARMGGNLIGSHIVPIGTGIDYMAAMIQNAVGDKVEMNVKASNAVVTRLLAFHKGVIKRVPSNINTFDGVQVIHHMHVGDSVNEYHTNLDGCGYVLATGSNVDNLIHKVVLVCDQVEKTVLGD from the coding sequence ATGAAAAAGATTTTAATCATAGGGGCTGGTTTCTTACAAGCTTATGTTATAAAAAAAGCAAGAGAATTAGGATATTTTACACTTGCTGTAGACGCTGACGAAAACGCAATAGGTTTTCAATATGCAGATAAATATGCTGTTATAAACATTGTCGATGAAGAAACTTGTTTAGAATATGCTAGAAAAGAACAGATAGATGGTGTTTTAACAGCAGCAACTGATTATGGTGTCCTTACTGCGAGTTATATAGCACAACAAATGGGGCTCCCTGGATTAAAGTATGATATTGCAAAAAAAATAAAAAACAAATATGAGACTAGAAAGTGTTTATTTGAAAACCATGTGGATGATACAGAACAAGCATTTTTAGTGGATTGTAATACTAACTTAACGGAACTTTCCACTCATATTTCATATCCTGTAATGGTTAAGCCATGCGACGGCTCTGGAAGTAGAGGAGCCTCTAAGGTTGAATGTATGAAAGATTTTGTAAAAGCCTGTGAACTTGCAATGAATTCATCGATCTCACATAGAGCAGAAATTGAATCTTTTATTGATGGAAAAGAGTATGGGGCAGAAAGTTTAGTAATTGATGGAAATATACATGTTTTGGCAGTGATGCAAAAATGGATGACAGATCCTCCATATTATGCGGAACTTGGCCATGCGATACCGACTGATTTAACACCAGAGATGGAAAAACGCGTTAAGTTATGCGTAAAAAATGCGATTCAAGCCCTTGGAATTAATTCCGGTTCTGTGAATATGGATTTGTTGATTACCACTGAAGATAAAATTCACATTGTTGATATTGGAGCACGTATGGGTGGAAATCTGATTGGATCTCATATTGTTCCCATTGGAACAGGAATTGATTATATGGCAGCTATGATTCAAAATGCTGTTGGTGATAAAGTAGAAATGAATGTAAAAGCAAGTAATGCAGTAGTAACAAGGCTTTTAGCGTTTCATAAGGGTGTTATCAAACGGGTTCCAAGTAATATTAATACTTTTGATGGCGTACAGGTTATTCATCATATGCATGTAGGTGATAGCGTTAATGAATATCATACAAATTTAGATGGTTGTGGATATGTTTTGGCAACTGGCAGCAATGTGGACAACCTTATTCATAAAGTAGTTTTGGTTTGTGATCAAGTGGAGAAAACTGTTTTAGGAGATTAG
- a CDS encoding sugar transferase has product MKGQETTSQAEKLLLKTYYKQNYKGIYQTCVKRVLDILIVLLILPLVIIFLTPFIIAIKIEDHGPAFYKSKRIGKDFSEFNMLKLRSMKVNAPDIRNNDGSTYNSKDDSRVTRVGRLIRETSIDEIPQFFNVLKGEMSLIGPRAGDVESKDTYLDDEKHRTLVRPGISGYTQAYFRNGLGVREKRLYDAWYAHNVTFAMDVKIVIKTVITVLKRENLYTNDATTPPQRD; this is encoded by the coding sequence ATGAAAGGCCAAGAAACTACATCACAAGCAGAAAAATTATTGCTCAAAACCTATTACAAACAAAATTACAAAGGTATTTATCAGACTTGTGTAAAGCGAGTACTTGATATACTGATTGTGTTATTGATACTACCTCTGGTTATTATTTTTTTAACCCCATTTATAATTGCCATAAAAATTGAAGACCATGGACCAGCTTTTTATAAATCAAAAAGAATTGGAAAAGATTTTTCTGAATTTAATATGTTAAAACTACGTTCAATGAAAGTAAATGCTCCAGATATTAGAAATAATGATGGAAGTACATATAATTCTAAAGATGACAGCCGTGTTACTCGTGTAGGACGTCTTATTCGTGAGACAAGCATAGATGAAATACCACAATTTTTTAATGTATTAAAAGGTGAAATGAGTTTAATTGGTCCAAGAGCGGGAGATGTAGAATCAAAGGATACTTATTTGGACGATGAAAAACATAGGACGTTGGTGCGTCCTGGTATAAGTGGGTATACACAGGCATATTTCCGGAATGGGCTTGGTGTGCGTGAGAAAAGACTTTATGATGCATGGTATGCGCATAATGTAACATTCGCTATGGACGTAAAGATTGTGATAAAGACGGTTATTACAGTATTAAAACGCGAGAATTTGTATACAAATGACGCTACAACTCCTCCTCAAAGAGATTAA
- a CDS encoding sugar transferase, with protein sequence MYIYENYIKRTIDIVLASLCLVPLGILLLVVSPLIKKEDGGKVFYMSDRIGKDCKIYRMYKIRTMVENAPNILNHDGSTYNAENDIRQTKIGKFLRKTSLDELPQVLNIFRNEMSFIGPRPIMKEQLNSFTTEELGKMKVLPGITGYNQAYHRNKLGNHEERMNDVWYANHISFKLDLKIFLRTIWTVLHPSNVYRN encoded by the coding sequence ATGTATATTTATGAAAATTACATTAAACGAACTATAGATATTGTCTTGGCAAGCCTATGTTTAGTTCCATTAGGAATACTGTTGCTTGTGGTTTCCCCTTTAATAAAAAAGGAGGATGGGGGTAAAGTATTTTATATGTCAGATAGAATAGGAAAGGATTGCAAAATATATAGGATGTATAAAATACGCACAATGGTGGAAAATGCCCCTAATATATTAAATCATGATGGTAGTACATACAATGCTGAAAATGATATAAGACAAACAAAAATAGGAAAATTTTTAAGGAAAACGAGTTTAGATGAACTTCCACAAGTACTAAATATTTTTCGCAATGAAATGAGCTTTATTGGGCCGCGTCCTATTATGAAGGAGCAATTGAATTCTTTTACAACAGAAGAGCTTGGAAAAATGAAAGTGCTTCCAGGTATCACGGGATATAATCAAGCTTATCATAGAAATAAACTAGGTAATCATGAGGAACGAATGAATGATGTATGGTATGCAAACCATATTTCGTTCAAATTGGACTTGAAAATATTTTTAAGAACAATATGGACAGTGCTACATCCAAGCAATGTCTATAGAAATTAG
- a CDS encoding glycosyltransferase family 4 protein: protein MNILEFKQYFEPEIAGGIALDANTAEDLAEKGHDVYLFTPRPTRGITKETIKATPKYETRIDGRLKIHRYRMFGEKKNIYLRAIRYILCACKQLWHGLRLKNVDLIFAGSTPPFQGIVVALIKRVKKVPFVFNLQDIFPDSMLSAGIAKQGGLIWNIGEWIAKRTYETADHIIVISEAMRDNLLEKNVPKEKIHIVYNWVDEKAVHPIARYNNSLYLELGIPDYEFTVVYAGNLGLAQGIEVILKAAKRLNSDKRIGFVIFGNGANEEMVRKFLLTEKLEHVHLYPLQPYEKVSEVYSIGDACLVCGKSGLGKNAMPSKTWSIMACGKPILASFDSNSLLEKIIVQHDCGLFSKAEDDELLAASIMELAQNKERALQMGKNARKFIENNLSRKPCTDKICNVIQQAYDEYYDLKETSVEKG, encoded by the coding sequence ATGAATATTCTTGAATTTAAGCAGTATTTTGAGCCAGAAATTGCAGGAGGTATTGCATTGGATGCAAATACTGCGGAGGACTTGGCAGAAAAGGGACACGATGTTTATCTCTTTACACCACGCCCTACTAGAGGAATAACAAAAGAAACGATAAAAGCAACACCTAAATATGAAACAAGAATAGATGGTAGATTAAAAATACATCGATATAGAATGTTTGGTGAAAAAAAGAATATCTATTTACGCGCAATCCGTTATATCCTCTGCGCATGTAAACAGTTATGGCATGGATTGAGGCTTAAAAATGTGGATCTAATTTTTGCCGGCAGTACTCCTCCATTTCAGGGGATAGTGGTTGCTCTGATTAAGCGAGTAAAAAAAGTTCCTTTTGTATTTAACTTACAAGATATTTTCCCAGATTCTATGTTATCAGCAGGAATTGCAAAACAGGGCGGGTTAATTTGGAATATTGGTGAATGGATTGCTAAGCGTACTTATGAGACAGCAGACCATATTATTGTTATTTCGGAAGCAATGAGAGATAACCTACTTGAAAAAAATGTTCCCAAAGAAAAAATACATATAGTATATAATTGGGTAGATGAAAAAGCAGTTCATCCAATAGCGCGCTATAATAATAGCTTATATTTGGAGCTTGGTATTCCTGATTATGAATTTACAGTTGTTTATGCGGGAAATTTGGGTTTAGCACAAGGAATTGAAGTAATTCTAAAAGCAGCAAAAAGGTTGAACTCAGATAAAAGAATTGGCTTTGTTATATTTGGAAACGGTGCAAATGAAGAGATGGTGAGAAAATTTTTGCTAACAGAAAAATTAGAGCATGTACATCTCTATCCTCTGCAACCATATGAAAAAGTTTCTGAGGTTTACAGTATCGGTGATGCCTGTTTGGTTTGTGGAAAAAGCGGCTTAGGAAAAAATGCTATGCCAAGTAAAACATGGAGCATTATGGCATGTGGAAAGCCAATTTTAGCGAGTTTTGATTCTAATTCATTATTAGAAAAAATTATAGTTCAACATGATTGCGGATTATTTTCGAAGGCTGAGGATGATGAGCTACTGGCAGCATCTATTATGGAATTGGCACAAAATAAGGAACGTGCTTTACAAATGGGTAAAAATGCCCGAAAATTTATCGAGAATAATCTTTCTAGAAAACCTTGTACAGATAAAATTTGCAATGTTATTCAACAGGCATATGATGAGTATTATGATTTAAAGGAAACATCCGTCGAAAAGGGATAA
- a CDS encoding glycosyltransferase — translation MKVLFINTVFERSSTGRIIHDICVRLRQQGHDSMVIYGRYPVQSEFPSMCFNSKIENILHGVNTRLFDRHGFGPKATTKKIIETIKHYQPDIIHLHNIHGYYVNIKLLFQFLKQMDLPVVWTVHDCWPYTGHCVYYDYIGCDKWKTECCQCPKKREYPASYGIDNSKRNYNQKRELFNSIPNLTLVAVSDWLKEQLGMSFLKHHRIQRIYNGIDQTVFRPIKTDIKKRMGLEGKKVFLAVSDGWSERKGKNLLYQFTDSLNPDEVLIMVGLSEKDLKSCPKQLLGMGRTENLQQLVELYSAADIVLNPSYEETFGMITAEALSCGTPVIVSNATASPELVNSTCGRIIEKGNISDLRMTVDLLLENTPTKEQCLNRAKMFNSEIVYQEYINLYHSLMEE, via the coding sequence ATGAAAGTATTATTTATCAACACGGTTTTTGAGCGAAGCAGTACAGGAAGAATAATTCATGATATTTGTGTACGCCTTCGACAACAGGGCCATGATAGTATGGTAATTTATGGTCGATATCCCGTCCAGTCAGAATTTCCTTCTATGTGTTTTAACTCTAAAATTGAGAATATTTTACACGGAGTTAATACACGTCTATTTGACCGTCATGGTTTTGGACCAAAAGCTACAACAAAGAAAATAATTGAGACAATAAAACACTATCAGCCGGACATTATACATTTACATAATATACATGGTTATTATGTAAATATAAAACTATTGTTTCAATTTTTAAAACAAATGGATTTGCCTGTAGTATGGACGGTGCATGACTGCTGGCCATATACTGGACATTGTGTTTATTATGATTATATTGGCTGTGATAAGTGGAAAACCGAATGCTGTCAATGCCCTAAGAAACGGGAGTATCCTGCTAGTTATGGGATTGATAATTCTAAAAGAAACTACAATCAAAAGAGGGAACTATTTAATAGTATTCCCAATCTCACACTTGTGGCAGTTTCTGATTGGCTGAAAGAACAGCTTGGCATGTCTTTTCTTAAGCATCATAGAATCCAACGCATCTATAACGGCATTGATCAAACTGTATTTCGTCCAATCAAAACGGATATAAAAAAGAGAATGGGGTTAGAAGGAAAAAAAGTTTTTTTAGCTGTTTCAGATGGATGGTCAGAAAGAAAAGGGAAAAATTTGCTTTATCAATTTACTGATTCTCTAAATCCAGATGAAGTGCTTATTATGGTAGGATTAAGCGAAAAAGACTTGAAATCATGTCCGAAACAACTATTGGGTATGGGACGGACGGAAAATTTACAACAGCTTGTGGAATTATATTCGGCAGCTGATATTGTTTTGAATCCATCCTATGAAGAAACATTTGGAATGATTACAGCAGAAGCTTTATCTTGTGGTACACCAGTTATCGTTTCAAATGCGACTGCGTCTCCAGAACTAGTGAATTCAACTTGTGGAAGAATAATAGAAAAAGGAAATATTTCTGATTTGCGGATGACAGTGGATCTGCTATTGGAAAATACTCCTACAAAAGAACAATGTTTAAACCGTGCTAAAATGTTTAATTCTGAGATTGTATATCAGGAATATATAAATTTATATCATAGTCTGATGGAGGAATAA
- a CDS encoding glycosyltransferase family 4 protein, whose amino-acid sequence MKHTDELIFWFDQPPKVSLGAFNYVVEQWGCNVIYVIDHQLGAHRKLIGWDETSFPGVNIVMLDEQENQTKCIEQIFQLHPNAIHIVNGFFSNIERKIRKYILHRGLKLGFMSERPTILKYDSSIKQMIKNHLLPFKYKLAYRRYKSDVRFVLPLGLEGKHEFESFGWPKDKLYNFMYCPVLAELCTQTSNQHIEGIRFLYVGRFVKKRLATVMESVERLKGEKWSLELVGGYGADAKEIINWCNRTKNVSFGGTWPADEVGKKMQDYDVYLLATQYDGWNAQINEAIHAGLGVITTDEAVSDELISASGSGIVVQAKDDNAFYQAMQNVVEHPEIVLTWKIKAKEYRKKIHGNTVGQYLIDILDYTFYDKKNKPQCPWL is encoded by the coding sequence GTGAAGCATACAGATGAATTAATATTTTGGTTTGATCAACCTCCAAAGGTTAGTTTGGGTGCATTTAATTATGTTGTAGAACAGTGGGGATGCAATGTTATTTATGTGATAGATCATCAACTTGGTGCTCATAGAAAATTGATTGGTTGGGATGAAACAAGTTTTCCAGGAGTTAACATAGTGATGCTTGATGAACAAGAAAATCAAACAAAATGTATTGAACAAATCTTCCAATTACACCCAAATGCAATCCATATTGTAAATGGATTTTTTAGTAATATTGAAAGAAAAATTAGAAAGTATATTTTACATCGTGGACTTAAACTTGGTTTTATGTCAGAGCGGCCTACAATTTTAAAATATGATAGCAGCATAAAACAAATGATTAAAAATCATTTATTACCCTTTAAATATAAGCTCGCTTATAGGCGATATAAGTCTGATGTCCGTTTTGTATTACCTCTTGGATTAGAAGGAAAACATGAATTTGAATCTTTTGGATGGCCAAAGGATAAATTGTATAACTTTATGTATTGCCCCGTTTTAGCTGAACTTTGTACACAAACATCAAATCAACATATAGAAGGCATACGATTTCTCTATGTAGGGCGATTTGTTAAGAAACGCCTTGCTACTGTAATGGAGAGTGTGGAGCGATTAAAAGGAGAAAAATGGTCTCTTGAACTTGTTGGTGGCTATGGTGCTGATGCAAAGGAAATTATTAATTGGTGTAATCGGACGAAGAATGTTTCTTTTGGAGGAACTTGGCCTGCTGATGAAGTAGGGAAAAAAATGCAGGACTATGATGTGTATCTTTTGGCAACACAGTACGATGGTTGGAACGCCCAAATTAATGAAGCGATCCATGCAGGTTTAGGAGTCATTACAACGGATGAGGCTGTAAGCGATGAATTGATTTCCGCATCAGGATCAGGAATAGTTGTTCAAGCCAAAGATGACAATGCATTCTATCAAGCTATGCAGAACGTGGTAGAACATCCTGAAATAGTTTTAACATGGAAAATAAAGGCAAAGGAATATCGGAAAAAAATACATGGAAATACAGTTGGACAGTACTTGATTGATATATTAGATTACACATTCTACGATAAAAAAAATAAACCACAATGCCCATGGCTATAA
- a CDS encoding cytidylyltransferase domain-containing protein — protein sequence MVIKALVAVRSGSVRVQNKNLRPFAGSSLLELKLTQLQRIKGLDGIIVNSNDDQMLTIAQQYGCEAVKRDAYYASNTVSMSDVYRNMAENCNCDVIAYINVTNPLIKDETLEKAIMAYHSLKDGYDSLNSAHLIKEFMFYENKPINYDLKNQPRSQDLPDYYALNFAFNIIARDTMMECKNVVGKKPFIYGIDEVEATDIDNPIDFEFAEFVFKKGAW from the coding sequence ATGGTAATTAAAGCATTGGTAGCTGTAAGATCTGGTTCTGTGAGAGTACAAAACAAAAATCTGCGTCCTTTTGCAGGAAGTTCTTTACTTGAACTAAAATTAACACAACTACAACGAATCAAAGGATTGGATGGGATCATCGTAAATAGCAATGATGACCAAATGCTTACAATTGCCCAGCAATATGGATGTGAAGCTGTGAAAAGAGATGCTTATTATGCCAGTAACACAGTATCCATGAGTGATGTATATCGCAATATGGCGGAAAATTGTAATTGTGATGTAATAGCATATATTAATGTTACAAATCCACTGATTAAGGATGAGACATTAGAAAAGGCGATTATGGCGTACCACTCTTTAAAAGATGGATATGATTCCTTAAATTCGGCCCATTTGATAAAGGAATTTATGTTCTACGAAAATAAACCCATTAATTATGACTTAAAAAATCAACCAAGAAGCCAGGACCTTCCAGATTATTATGCGTTAAACTTTGCATTTAATATTATTGCAAGGGATACTATGATGGAATGTAAAAATGTGGTTGGTAAAAAGCCTTTTATTTATGGTATTGACGAGGTTGAAGCAACGGATATTGATAATCCGATTGACTTTGAATTTGCGGAATTTGTCTTTAAAAAAGGTGCATGGTAA
- a CDS encoding O-antigen ligase family protein produces MATSTNAYQAQGNRLMVYVYLVAILVVLGVYFFSIRTIRMIIPIKMVILMTIWVTLDNFFLGNFFNGSMWTCFTHIGLSVWWILAIVFGYYYPGNNSNKYKQVVFFAFVMFVYYVYQFVSVAVISNETHDETTVLNLIYRVIVFVPFIFLMTIEKRKLRSVLLIAIFIMTIASMKRGAIVVLPIMLLSAYIFERKDERISNNIFLKKAIRFLLIMVGIIILLIIFNKLTNGFLAERFSLESLMYGSSRSEKYATAINEITQRNFLDLITGVGSGARGGIHNEILEFLYTFGVVGLILYFGLIISMVRRLLRLKKANSRFASIYATLVVYIFVVGLYSGVYFTHQTFYIMLTIGMVERKIFEEEVCQQLV; encoded by the coding sequence ATGGCAACAAGTACAAATGCTTACCAAGCACAGGGAAACCGATTAATGGTTTATGTATATTTAGTTGCTATTTTAGTTGTGCTGGGCGTTTATTTTTTTAGTATTCGTACTATTCGAATGATTATCCCTATCAAAATGGTTATTTTGATGACTATTTGGGTGACATTAGATAATTTTTTCCTTGGTAATTTTTTTAATGGTTCAATGTGGACTTGCTTTACTCATATAGGTCTATCGGTATGGTGGATACTTGCTATTGTGTTTGGTTATTACTATCCCGGAAACAATTCAAATAAATATAAACAGGTTGTTTTTTTTGCTTTTGTAATGTTTGTTTATTATGTCTATCAATTTGTTTCCGTTGCAGTTATAAGCAATGAAACCCACGATGAAACAACAGTTTTAAACCTGATATATAGAGTGATTGTATTTGTTCCTTTTATTTTTTTAATGACAATAGAAAAAAGAAAACTGCGTTCTGTATTGCTCATAGCCATTTTTATTATGACTATTGCATCTATGAAACGGGGAGCAATTGTTGTACTACCAATTATGCTTTTGTCTGCGTATATTTTTGAAAGAAAAGATGAGAGGATATCAAATAATATTTTTTTAAAAAAAGCGATTCGTTTCCTCTTAATTATGGTAGGTATCATTATTTTGCTAATTATATTTAATAAATTAACTAACGGTTTTTTAGCTGAACGATTTTCACTTGAGTCATTAATGTATGGCTCTTCAAGAAGCGAGAAATATGCAACAGCTATCAATGAAATAACGCAGCGCAATTTTTTGGATTTGATTACTGGAGTAGGAAGTGGAGCACGAGGCGGCATTCATAATGAAATACTCGAATTTTTATATACATTTGGAGTAGTTGGACTTATTCTTTATTTTGGTTTAATTATATCAATGGTACGTAGACTATTGAGATTGAAAAAAGCAAATTCTAGGTTTGCGTCAATATATGCAACCCTAGTGGTATACATTTTTGTTGTAGGATTGTATAGTGGGGTTTATTTTACACACCAAACTTTTTATATCATGTTAACAATTGGTATGGTAGAACGGAAGATATTTGAGGAGGAAGTATGTCAACAGCTTGTATAA
- a CDS encoding polysaccharide pyruvyl transferase family protein, whose protein sequence is MSTACIITLQGDNFGATLQAVALNYIVNSYGITTENLDYNDIYRVKQGLTGFQKIKNSIWKNVMVRLIAGEKRKKSFDQFREKYLPLSDKSWNSKEKLMSNPPDYDVYISGSDQIWNPNVNQGDYNYLLAFVPDGKRKISYASSFGKKSLEKHLWNEYKNFLMRYDAIGVRETSGVDIIRTIAGLQAETVLDPTLLLDQNQWRLMSGCANEKEPYILTYYMPGDKKVCKAIASIAKKLSQKTNLHIINLGQREYYRLLPWIDSRVTAGPAEFLNLFLNASYIITNSFHGTAFATNFHKPLCVPINGCLDNQTARHTRIVDYLHLIGLDNAIVTVDRDGQYTQPVFPHNYTKVSQRLCEKRNESLEFLVDAIGL, encoded by the coding sequence ATGTCAACAGCTTGTATAATCACACTGCAAGGGGATAATTTTGGAGCGACTCTTCAAGCCGTTGCCCTAAATTACATAGTGAATAGTTACGGAATTACTACTGAAAATTTGGATTATAATGATATTTATCGGGTAAAACAGGGATTAACAGGATTTCAGAAAATAAAAAATTCAATATGGAAAAATGTAATGGTCCGTCTTATTGCGGGAGAAAAACGAAAAAAGTCTTTTGATCAGTTTAGAGAAAAATATCTTCCATTGTCAGATAAAAGCTGGAATTCTAAAGAAAAATTGATGTCAAATCCTCCAGATTACGATGTTTATATTTCAGGAAGTGACCAGATATGGAATCCAAATGTTAATCAGGGGGACTATAATTATTTGCTAGCTTTTGTTCCTGATGGTAAACGTAAAATCTCTTATGCTTCTAGTTTTGGGAAAAAATCTCTTGAAAAGCATTTGTGGAACGAATATAAAAATTTTTTGATGAGATATGATGCAATTGGAGTTCGAGAGACAAGTGGAGTAGATATTATACGTACTATTGCTGGACTCCAAGCAGAAACAGTTTTGGATCCTACACTACTGTTGGACCAGAATCAATGGAGGCTCATGTCTGGATGCGCAAATGAGAAAGAACCTTATATTTTGACGTACTATATGCCAGGAGATAAAAAAGTATGTAAAGCGATCGCTTCTATTGCAAAAAAACTTTCTCAAAAAACTAACTTACACATAATAAATCTAGGTCAAAGAGAGTATTATCGTTTGTTGCCATGGATTGATAGTAGAGTAACAGCTGGTCCTGCAGAATTTTTAAATCTGTTTTTAAATGCAAGTTATATTATTACTAATTCTTTTCATGGTACTGCATTTGCTACAAATTTCCATAAACCTTTGTGTGTCCCGATTAATGGCTGTTTGGACAACCAAACGGCCCGGCATACTAGAATTGTTGACTATTTACACTTAATTGGTTTAGATAATGCAATCGTAACTGTCGATAGAGATGGTCAATATACCCAACCTGTGTTTCCACACAATTATACCAAAGTATCACAAAGGCTATGTGAAAAGCGAAATGAATCACTGGAATTTTTAGTAGATGCAATAGGACTATGA